One Peromyscus leucopus breed LL Stock chromosome 4, UCI_PerLeu_2.1, whole genome shotgun sequence genomic region harbors:
- the LOC114704711 gene encoding uncharacterized protein LOC114704711, with protein sequence MTGYSCKQAPFQPSPSYSTFKVAVTSFPSPRSLPGNIRRDRGGEMSKIGRRWGRLAWLPAMLAAGIWSGRADGKARRLCWGVTPCLFPLLLSCSSISPPWPGRVNVPGEIPKLPDFLTCTQICAVDLTSPHKASWLVFRRVRKNHEKPEVFTDVRQQKSVRFHKHRPRTMPKAADLGMSQPVCQPWGSPAMGGGPSEHHHEGRLPLVPEGLNALLLWACGGLDTQERSPERQITQLIHPRAGKFYAGGATQ encoded by the exons ATGACTGGGTATTCCTGCAAGCAGGCCCCTTTCCAGCCCTCGCCTTCATACAGCACATTTAAAGTAGCAGTAacctcttttccctccccccGCAGCCTGCCTGGAAACATTAGAAGGGACCGAGGCGGCGAGATGTCTAAAATAGGAAGACGCTGGGGACGGCTGGCCTGGCTGCCCGCGATGCTGGCTGCGGGGATCTGGTCCGGCCGTGCAGATGGAAAAGCCAGGAG GCTATGCTGGGGAGTCACACCATGCCTGTTCCCACTACTGCTCAGCTGCTCTTCAATATCACCTCCCTGGCCAGGCAGAGTAAATGTGCCTGGGGAAATCCCTAAATTACCAGATTTCCTGACCTGCACTCAAATCTGTGCAGTCGACCTGACCTCCCCACACAAGGCTTCTTGGCTAGTGTTCAGGCGAGTCAGGAAAAACCACGAGAAGCCTGAAGTGTTTACAGATGTACGCCAACAGAAGTCTGTGCGGTTCCACAAACACCGTCCGAGGACTATGCCAAAGGCTGCAGACTTGGGAATGAGTCAGCCAGTGTGCCAGCCATGGGGATCTCCAGCCATGGGAGGGGGACCCTCAGAGCATCACCATGAGGGGAGGCTGCCGCTGGTGCCAGAGGGCTTGAATGCTCTTTTACTGTGGGCCTGTGGAGGGCTGGACACACAAGAACGAAGTCCGGAGCGCCAGATCACACAGCTTATCCATCCCAGGGCAGGCAAGTTCTATGCCGGAGGAGCTACACAATAA